A genomic stretch from Sphingobacterium sp. ML3W includes:
- a CDS encoding ABC transporter ATP-binding protein produces MEGMLPLIRIVDLKKSYGTKEILKGINLDIFPGQVIGYIGPNGAGKSTTVKILTGLIEDFTGKVEINGIDIQKDPLSIKSQLGYVPENAELYEVLTPMEYLDFVGKLYGMEDHTIQERSLKLLSAFGLAVNANNRMDTFSKGMRQKVLLISGIIHNPQIIILDEPLSGLDANAVIFVKELISLLAKEGKTIFYCSHMMDVVEKVSDRILLISQGSIIADGTIDELKSNPNESLEHIFAKLTNTDNDALDASDIITAIQ; encoded by the coding sequence ATGGAAGGTATGTTGCCGCTCATTCGTATTGTTGACCTAAAAAAATCATACGGAACAAAAGAAATTTTAAAAGGGATCAATCTGGATATATTTCCAGGTCAGGTCATTGGCTATATAGGTCCCAATGGCGCAGGAAAGTCTACTACAGTCAAAATATTGACCGGATTGATTGAAGATTTCACTGGTAAAGTTGAGATCAATGGCATCGATATTCAAAAGGATCCGCTTTCCATAAAATCTCAACTCGGGTATGTTCCTGAAAATGCGGAGCTTTACGAAGTATTGACCCCAATGGAATATCTAGATTTTGTCGGAAAATTATATGGTATGGAGGATCATACTATCCAGGAACGTTCCCTCAAATTATTAAGCGCATTCGGTCTAGCCGTAAATGCTAATAATAGAATGGACACCTTTTCCAAAGGTATGCGTCAGAAGGTGCTCCTTATATCCGGTATTATCCATAATCCGCAGATCATCATCCTGGATGAGCCCCTGTCTGGGCTAGATGCCAATGCGGTAATCTTCGTAAAGGAACTCATATCGTTACTCGCCAAAGAAGGTAAGACTATTTTTTACTGCTCACACATGATGGATGTCGTTGAAAAAGTATCCGATCGAATCCTACTGATCAGTCAGGGGAGTATTATTGCAGATGGAACAATTGACGAATTGAAGTCAAATCCCAACGAATCACTTGAGCACATATTTGCAAAATTAACCAATACCGACAACGATGCACTGGATGCATCTGACATCATCACCGCTATTCAATAA
- the tatA gene encoding twin-arginine translocase TatA/TatE family subunit, with amino-acid sequence MSTSFLIMGLGANEIILIVIALLLLFGGKKIPELMRGLGKGVKEFKEGQKEDSSAEKKSEVEDNK; translated from the coding sequence ATGTCAACATCATTTTTAATCATGGGTTTGGGAGCGAATGAGATTATCCTCATTGTAATAGCATTGTTACTATTATTCGGAGGTAAGAAGATTCCTGAGTTGATGCGCGGATTGGGTAAGGGGGTGAAAGAATTCAAAGAAGGTCAAAAAGAAGATTCTTCGGCTGAAAAGAAATCTGAAGTAGAAGATAACAAATAA
- a CDS encoding SDR family oxidoreductase, protein MLKEGALKGKRILITGGGTGLGKAMTDYFLELGASCLISSRKDDVIQHTAKELSEKHQGTCLAIAGDVRNYEDVERVVAYGYEQLGGIDILINNAAGNFISPTERLSHRAFESVIGIVLQGSINYTLALGKRWIENKDQNKTVLSIVTTYAWTGSGYVVPSATAKAGVLAMTRSLAVEWGKKGIRLNAIAPGPFQTSGAMERLLPGELGELLSPTKRIPLGRLGQLDELADLAAYLVSDFSSYINGDVITIDGGEWLKGAGEFNGLDIIPEEQWDNIEKMTRSAKST, encoded by the coding sequence ATGTTAAAAGAAGGTGCACTAAAAGGCAAACGCATTTTAATTACAGGTGGCGGTACTGGGCTAGGAAAAGCGATGACTGATTATTTCCTGGAACTAGGTGCCTCTTGCCTAATCAGCAGCCGAAAGGATGATGTGATTCAACATACAGCAAAAGAACTATCCGAAAAACACCAAGGCACATGCCTGGCGATAGCTGGTGATGTGCGTAATTATGAAGATGTAGAGCGTGTAGTAGCTTATGGCTACGAACAATTGGGCGGGATCGACATCTTAATCAACAATGCCGCAGGAAATTTTATATCTCCTACCGAACGGCTGAGTCATCGTGCTTTTGAGTCTGTCATCGGAATAGTACTTCAGGGTAGCATAAATTACACCTTAGCATTGGGCAAACGTTGGATTGAAAATAAGGACCAAAATAAAACGGTGCTTAGCATTGTAACGACTTATGCCTGGACAGGTTCAGGTTATGTGGTCCCTTCCGCGACAGCCAAGGCTGGTGTATTAGCAATGACAAGATCCCTTGCTGTCGAATGGGGAAAAAAAGGTATACGTCTAAATGCAATTGCCCCTGGTCCCTTTCAGACTTCAGGTGCAATGGAACGTCTACTACCAGGTGAATTGGGCGAGCTCCTATCTCCTACAAAACGGATCCCACTAGGACGTTTAGGACAATTAGACGAGCTGGCTGATCTTGCGGCATATCTTGTATCGGATTTTTCCAGCTACATTAATGGCGATGTCATAACAATAGACGGTGGAGAGTGGTTAAAAGGCGCAGGAGAATTTAACGGTCTGGATATTATTCCCGAAGAACAATGGGATAATATCGAAAAAATGACGCGAAGCGCAAAAAGTACTTAG
- a CDS encoding peptide-N-glycosidase F-related protein has protein sequence MNFRPILILVWLIIGYHAIAQKKAVSHVVTHNRTTIICDAAKGENPYPAWGIFPKAEYPVRKITMHVTLGSPDSLNTAHWDYLDHIVLRRKGGAKGEALNYELGRMLTPYGSIYNKGWNWKWQVDVTDFAPFLRDSVEIVYVHSGFEDKTVGWALSIDFEILSGPPVVIPMGITTLWNRGYKYGDPNEKIEENLLPVTYESLEQADLSRIRIQHTGHGMDKPRGCSEFCTRWRELMLDGKVVDLRDMWKKCGDNPLYPQGGTWIFDRAYWCPGDLQQPDVIDVFTKPGRHTAALRMEPYTASSNIQAVENISAYLFHYSKPKQKIDAAVESIMVPNDEQRFSRLNPASSGPRIAFRNLGADPLHSLTIVYGTKGFPSKTFHWMGNLPFNQVADVMLPGEIQEKDGENAFHVALIKPNGKKDAWSEDNEMEVVFTASEKFPNEFVVKFLTNKAPQDNSISLINAQQDTVFQKKAAQLTALTLYTDTIRLAAGNYSFHLIDTAGNGLQFWAQPENGDGYLRIFDLKGNLIHAFESDCGVGEMFSFKAVSGFEMDTTKAQYAFSLYPRSVVDQTQLNVVSNKQSDMTVRITVDGVLWQKHEYKAVKNAIFNYDLNHLPKGRIIVEAFMDGISRFKGRINKK, from the coding sequence ATGAACTTCAGGCCTATTCTTATTCTAGTGTGGCTTATCATCGGTTATCATGCTATTGCGCAAAAGAAAGCAGTAAGCCATGTTGTCACGCACAACCGTACTACTATTATTTGTGATGCTGCTAAAGGTGAAAACCCTTATCCAGCATGGGGGATATTTCCCAAGGCCGAATACCCTGTAAGAAAAATAACCATGCATGTTACTTTGGGAAGTCCTGATAGCTTGAACACTGCACATTGGGATTATCTGGATCATATCGTGTTGAGACGTAAAGGAGGAGCGAAGGGAGAGGCGCTTAACTATGAATTGGGCCGGATGCTTACCCCTTATGGGAGCATTTACAACAAAGGGTGGAACTGGAAGTGGCAGGTAGATGTGACTGACTTTGCTCCTTTTTTGCGGGATAGTGTCGAGATTGTATATGTACATTCGGGTTTTGAGGATAAAACAGTAGGTTGGGCACTTAGTATAGATTTTGAAATTCTATCGGGACCTCCAGTTGTTATACCTATGGGTATAACAACTTTGTGGAATAGGGGCTATAAATACGGCGATCCCAATGAGAAGATAGAAGAGAATTTATTGCCTGTAACCTACGAATCGCTGGAGCAAGCGGACTTAAGCCGTATACGTATTCAACATACGGGACATGGTATGGACAAGCCTCGTGGTTGCAGCGAGTTTTGTACACGATGGCGTGAACTCATGCTCGACGGAAAGGTCGTTGACTTGCGGGATATGTGGAAAAAGTGTGGCGATAACCCTTTATACCCACAAGGCGGGACATGGATCTTTGACCGGGCGTATTGGTGTCCCGGTGATCTGCAGCAACCTGATGTAATCGATGTATTCACAAAGCCGGGCCGCCATACTGCAGCATTGCGAATGGAACCCTATACGGCTTCAAGCAATATACAAGCTGTTGAAAATATCTCAGCTTACTTGTTTCATTATTCGAAACCCAAGCAAAAAATAGATGCGGCCGTTGAATCTATTATGGTACCAAACGACGAGCAACGTTTTTCGAGATTAAACCCAGCCAGTTCTGGCCCACGGATAGCTTTTAGAAACCTTGGGGCAGATCCGTTGCATTCGCTTACAATTGTGTATGGAACTAAGGGTTTTCCTTCCAAAACATTTCATTGGATGGGAAATCTCCCTTTTAATCAAGTGGCAGATGTAATGCTACCAGGGGAAATTCAGGAAAAAGACGGTGAAAATGCCTTTCATGTAGCGCTTATCAAACCGAATGGTAAGAAAGATGCTTGGTCAGAAGACAATGAAATGGAAGTTGTTTTTACAGCATCAGAGAAATTTCCGAATGAATTTGTTGTGAAATTTCTTACAAATAAAGCACCTCAAGACAATAGTATTTCTTTAATAAATGCTCAGCAGGATACCGTTTTTCAAAAGAAGGCAGCACAGTTGACTGCACTCACACTTTATACTGATACGATACGCCTTGCTGCAGGTAATTACTCCTTTCACCTAATAGATACCGCTGGAAATGGACTACAGTTTTGGGCACAACCCGAAAACGGAGATGGTTATCTTCGTATCTTCGACCTGAAAGGAAATCTTATTCATGCATTTGAAAGTGATTGTGGAGTGGGTGAAATGTTTAGTTTTAAGGCTGTTTCGGGTTTTGAAATGGATACAACAAAGGCTCAATATGCATTCTCCCTGTATCCAAGATCGGTGGTTGACCAAACGCAGTTAAATGTGGTATCCAATAAGCAGAGCGATATGACCGTGCGGATAACGGTTGATGGTGTGCTATGGCAAAAGCATGAATATAAAGCTGTTAAAAATGCGATATTCAACTATGATCTTAATCATCTTCCTAAAGGAAGGATAATTGTTGAAGCTTTTATGGATGGTATCAGTCGATTTAAAGGACGGATCAATAAAAAGTAG
- the rpsB gene encoding 30S ribosomal protein S2, with protein sequence MARTTYQDLLDAGVHFGHLTRKWDPKMAKYIFMERNGIHIIDLNKTLTKLEEAASAIKQIVKSGRKVLFVATKKQAKEIIAQQAKEVNMPFVTERWLGGMLTNFATVRKSIKKMSNIDKMQKDGTYDVLSKKEKLMIQRERIKLENLLGGIADLNRLPAALFIIDVKKEHIAVSEAMKLNIPTFAMVDTNSDPSNIDFPIPANDDASKSISLIASIIGQAIQEGLDERKRDKEEEAEKDAAAAKAKVDNSEASEAKRPRKAKDGE encoded by the coding sequence ATGGCAAGAACTACTTATCAAGATTTATTGGATGCAGGTGTGCACTTTGGTCACCTTACACGTAAATGGGATCCGAAAATGGCTAAGTACATTTTCATGGAGCGCAACGGTATCCACATCATTGACTTGAACAAAACTCTTACGAAATTAGAAGAAGCTGCTTCAGCTATCAAACAAATAGTAAAATCAGGTCGCAAAGTTTTATTCGTAGCAACGAAAAAACAAGCAAAAGAAATCATCGCACAACAAGCTAAAGAGGTTAACATGCCTTTCGTGACTGAGCGTTGGTTAGGTGGTATGCTTACAAACTTCGCTACAGTTCGTAAGTCTATCAAAAAAATGTCTAACATCGACAAAATGCAAAAAGACGGTACTTATGATGTATTGTCTAAGAAAGAAAAGTTGATGATTCAACGTGAGCGTATCAAATTAGAAAACCTTTTAGGAGGTATCGCTGATTTGAACCGTTTGCCAGCTGCTTTATTCATCATCGATGTGAAAAAAGAACACATCGCTGTTTCTGAAGCAATGAAATTGAACATCCCTACTTTCGCGATGGTAGATACAAACTCTGACCCTTCAAACATTGATTTCCCAATCCCTGCAAATGATGACGCTAGTAAATCTATTAGCTTAATCGCTAGCATCATTGGTCAAGCAATCCAAGAAGGTTTGGACGAGCGCAAACGCGACAAAGAAGAAGAAGCTGAAAAAGATGCTGCTGCTGCAAAAGCAAAAGTTGACAATAGTGAAGCTTCAGAAGCTAAACGTCCTCGCAAAGCGAAAGACGGAGAATAA
- a CDS encoding AraC family transcriptional regulator yields the protein MNLSFLPEKIKHKQKIDLGELGFDFALAYISEGTLVSKSNGAKFLKENLLFLNTASEILESKKDSSVFILYFSSHYFKDLHHIQQNFCLSYNPQDIFNSETLRNKSLSLKKENRKLIEKVISLIYQQGESENAATSTFVFHQVMSLFALIENILKDLDLPINESRDMSQEIEVYIQQNIYFPDKLQIKSIADHFQISANYFGAFFKKKYQKSYKLYIDDIRTQLIEERLASSQYTMKQIVDELGFNDESHLTNFYKKKRNITPSTYKKSRKAVS from the coding sequence ATGAATTTATCCTTTCTCCCCGAAAAAATCAAACACAAACAAAAGATTGATCTAGGCGAACTAGGTTTTGATTTTGCATTGGCTTATATTTCGGAAGGCACGTTGGTATCAAAAAGCAATGGTGCAAAATTTCTCAAAGAAAATCTACTTTTCCTGAATACCGCATCAGAAATACTTGAAAGTAAGAAAGATTCGAGTGTATTTATTTTATATTTTTCAAGCCATTACTTTAAAGATCTGCATCATATACAACAAAATTTTTGCTTATCTTACAATCCTCAGGATATTTTCAATTCGGAAACACTACGCAATAAAAGCCTGTCTCTTAAAAAGGAGAATAGAAAATTAATAGAAAAAGTAATCTCCTTAATTTATCAACAGGGAGAATCTGAAAATGCAGCGACCTCTACCTTTGTCTTTCATCAAGTGATGTCACTCTTCGCATTAATCGAAAATATATTAAAAGATCTGGATCTTCCAATCAATGAGTCCCGTGACATGTCCCAAGAAATAGAAGTTTATATCCAACAAAACATTTATTTCCCTGACAAGCTACAAATAAAAAGTATAGCTGATCATTTTCAGATTTCGGCCAATTACTTTGGCGCCTTTTTTAAGAAAAAATACCAGAAAAGTTATAAACTGTATATAGACGATATTCGTACCCAGCTTATCGAAGAAAGGTTGGCATCGAGCCAATACACCATGAAACAGATTGTGGATGAACTAGGTTTTAACGATGAAAGTCACCTGACCAACTTTTATAAGAAAAAGAGAAATATAACCCCAAGTACTTATAAAAAATCTAGAAAAGCAGTCAGCTAG
- a CDS encoding DUF4292 domain-containing protein: MWNKILWVGILVILLSSCSSKKKLLKGAGLKSENELVIKDNTREAKKTSLRNLFLTNLSYSTFSGKAKMRLDLGKDKFDVTSNIRIEKDKRIWISISATLGIEVARVLITPDSVQILNKFQNEYMVKPFDYLYRFASPDLTFSNLQDLLLANISVNLLSDIDAVNLKQDPNSVQLDGKLNELDFLYKLNNNNRPYQFRLSQLSKKQLLEANYGEYAMASGQEFPMLLKMIISDGRQEIKTEINFNKVTFNEPVEMPFSVSSRYKVIR, encoded by the coding sequence ATGTGGAATAAAATTCTTTGGGTAGGTATTCTGGTGATTCTGCTTTCTTCTTGTAGCTCCAAAAAGAAACTATTGAAAGGAGCAGGTCTCAAATCAGAAAATGAACTGGTCATCAAAGATAATACACGTGAAGCAAAGAAAACCTCGCTGCGTAATCTTTTTTTGACCAATTTAAGCTATTCGACGTTTTCGGGAAAGGCGAAAATGCGTCTCGATCTGGGTAAGGATAAGTTTGACGTTACTTCTAATATCCGGATCGAAAAAGATAAAAGGATCTGGATATCGATTTCGGCGACCCTTGGGATCGAAGTTGCTCGCGTTTTAATTACGCCGGATAGCGTACAGATTCTGAATAAGTTTCAGAATGAGTATATGGTCAAACCATTTGACTATCTCTATCGTTTCGCAAGCCCTGATCTTACTTTTTCTAACCTGCAGGATTTACTTTTGGCGAATATATCCGTTAATCTTCTGTCAGATATCGATGCGGTGAATTTGAAACAGGATCCAAATTCTGTGCAGTTGGATGGAAAACTGAATGAACTTGATTTCTTATATAAATTGAACAACAATAATCGCCCCTACCAGTTCAGGCTGTCACAGTTGTCAAAAAAACAACTATTGGAAGCGAATTATGGGGAATATGCAATGGCTTCCGGTCAGGAATTTCCGATGCTGCTAAAAATGATTATTTCAGATGGACGTCAGGAGATAAAAACAGAGATTAATTTTAACAAAGTGACATTTAATGAACCTGTTGAAATGCCTTTTTCAGTGTCATCGCGATATAAAGTAATCCGATAA
- the tsf gene encoding translation elongation factor Ts, with product MSVQISASDVNKLRQQTGAGMMDCKKALVESNGDFEAAVDYLRKKGAKVAASRQDRDSNEGVIIAKATADGKSGIVVEVNCETDFVAKNSDFVAFAEKIADLALNNKPASLEELKGLEIDGKKIADALIEQTGVIGEKIDVSKYETITAEKVIAYIHGNYRLGVLVGLSADAAGAEEAGKDVAMQIAAMNPIAIDKDGVDQNTIEREIAIAKEQIIAEGKPAEMAEKIAQGKLNKFFKDTTLLNQEFVKDSSKNIAQFLDSVSKGLTVTAFKRVQLGA from the coding sequence ATGTCAGTACAAATTTCTGCATCAGATGTAAACAAATTGCGTCAACAAACTGGCGCTGGTATGATGGATTGTAAAAAAGCTTTGGTTGAGTCTAATGGTGACTTTGAAGCTGCTGTAGATTACTTGCGCAAAAAAGGCGCTAAAGTAGCTGCTAGCCGTCAAGATCGCGACTCTAACGAAGGTGTTATCATCGCTAAAGCAACTGCTGATGGTAAATCAGGTATCGTAGTTGAAGTAAACTGTGAAACTGACTTCGTAGCTAAAAACTCAGATTTCGTAGCTTTCGCAGAAAAAATCGCAGACCTAGCGTTGAACAACAAACCTGCTTCTTTGGAAGAATTGAAAGGTTTGGAAATTGATGGCAAGAAAATCGCTGATGCTTTGATCGAGCAAACTGGTGTAATCGGTGAGAAAATTGACGTTTCTAAATACGAAACTATCACTGCAGAGAAAGTAATCGCTTACATCCACGGTAACTACCGCTTAGGTGTATTGGTAGGTCTTTCCGCTGATGCAGCTGGTGCTGAAGAAGCTGGTAAGGATGTTGCTATGCAAATCGCTGCTATGAACCCTATCGCAATTGATAAAGATGGTGTTGATCAAAACACAATCGAGCGTGAAATCGCTATTGCGAAAGAGCAAATCATTGCAGAAGGTAAACCAGCAGAGATGGCTGAGAAAATCGCTCAAGGTAAATTGAACAAATTCTTCAAAGACACTACGTTGTTGAACCAGGAATTTGTAAAAGATTCTTCTAAAAATATCGCTCAATTCTTAGACTCAGTTTCTAAAGGATTAACTGTAACTGCTTTCAAACGCGTACAATTAGGCGCATAA
- the rpsI gene encoding 30S ribosomal protein S9 has product MSTTNTSGRRKTAVARIYLTAGSGNIIINGKDYKEYFPTLPLQYIATQSLSVAGELANFDVKVNVNGGGVKGQAEAVRLAIAKALVELNPEVKPALRAKGLVTRDDRMVERKKPGRRKARRRFQFSKR; this is encoded by the coding sequence ATGTCAACAACTAACACTTCAGGAAGAAGAAAAACTGCTGTTGCCCGCATTTACTTAACTGCTGGTAGCGGAAACATTATCATAAACGGTAAAGACTACAAAGAGTATTTCCCAACATTACCTTTGCAATATATCGCTACACAATCATTGAGCGTAGCTGGTGAATTAGCAAACTTTGATGTAAAAGTAAACGTTAACGGAGGTGGTGTTAAAGGTCAAGCAGAAGCTGTTCGCCTAGCGATCGCAAAAGCTTTGGTTGAGCTTAACCCAGAAGTTAAACCTGCATTACGCGCTAAAGGTTTAGTAACACGTGATGACCGTATGGTTGAGCGTAAGAAACCAGGACGTCGTAAAGCTCGTAGAAGATTCCAATTCAGTAAACGTTAA
- a CDS encoding peptidoglycan DD-metalloendopeptidase family protein → MNFKKTIFGIVAFILMIGISAAQTRAELEKQREKLTREIAELQNTVKEIAKEKSLTQQQVTALSKQINLREQKINTITSEVAVINKHINANTTAVNKLKAELEKMKRDYEKMVMFAFRNRNAYNKLMFIFASKDFNQGFRRVKYLQQFNDSRKLKAADIENTKKQIEQKIAQLQADRNKQVALMKEQETEKRTISQQRSVYSGQLSDLIVTERGVKKDITQKQKEERRINAAIKEIIRREIEAERRRAEAARRAAEAAAERNRKANESANASKGKSNTTTKSSNTARKSDSEVLRSTPEAIKLSNDFRSNRGSLPWPVSNAKVMQGFGGESVGRNVNWDHESVKIQTSSGAAVKAVFAGEVSSVLTMYGQRIVMIKHGEYFTVYNNLGSVSVSKGQKVSTGQTIGTADVDSDTGVPMVDFSVYQGSTPLNPMSWLAR, encoded by the coding sequence ATGAACTTTAAAAAGACGATATTTGGTATAGTAGCATTCATTTTGATGATTGGTATTTCTGCTGCTCAGACGAGAGCCGAGCTGGAAAAACAGCGGGAGAAACTTACTCGTGAAATTGCTGAATTGCAGAATACTGTGAAAGAAATAGCCAAGGAAAAATCGTTGACACAGCAACAGGTAACAGCCTTAAGTAAGCAGATCAACTTACGTGAACAAAAAATAAATACAATCACTTCTGAGGTAGCAGTCATCAATAAACATATTAATGCGAATACGACGGCAGTAAATAAATTGAAGGCTGAACTGGAAAAAATGAAACGTGATTATGAAAAGATGGTCATGTTTGCTTTTCGTAATCGCAATGCCTACAATAAATTGATGTTTATTTTTGCTTCGAAGGATTTTAATCAAGGATTTAGACGCGTAAAATATTTACAGCAATTTAATGATTCAAGGAAATTAAAGGCTGCGGATATCGAGAATACGAAGAAACAGATCGAGCAAAAAATTGCGCAATTGCAAGCCGATCGAAATAAGCAGGTGGCACTGATGAAAGAGCAAGAAACGGAGAAGAGAACGATCTCTCAACAACGCTCTGTTTACTCTGGGCAATTGAGTGACCTCATTGTTACAGAACGTGGTGTGAAGAAAGATATCACGCAAAAACAAAAAGAAGAGCGTCGCATCAATGCTGCCATCAAAGAAATCATTAGAAGAGAGATTGAAGCTGAGAGAAGACGTGCAGAAGCTGCTCGTCGTGCTGCCGAAGCAGCCGCAGAACGTAATCGGAAAGCAAATGAGTCTGCAAATGCTTCGAAAGGTAAAAGCAATACGACTACAAAAAGTAGTAATACCGCACGGAAATCAGATTCTGAGGTTTTACGTAGCACACCCGAAGCGATCAAACTTTCAAATGATTTTAGGTCTAATCGTGGTAGTTTGCCTTGGCCAGTTTCGAATGCGAAAGTTATGCAAGGTTTTGGTGGTGAAAGCGTCGGTAGAAATGTGAACTGGGATCATGAGTCTGTGAAAATACAAACGTCTAGTGGTGCCGCAGTTAAAGCTGTTTTTGCAGGCGAGGTAAGTAGCGTGTTGACGATGTATGGGCAACGTATTGTGATGATTAAACACGGGGAGTACTTTACAGTATATAATAACTTAGGTAGTGTAAGTGTTTCTAAGGGACAGAAGGTAAGTACAGGTCAAACAATCGGTACGGCAGATGTGGATTCAGATACAGGTGTACCAATGGTCGACTTCTCTGTTTATCAGGGATCAACACCATTGAATCCGATGTCATGGTTGGCTAGATAA
- the rplM gene encoding 50S ribosomal protein L13 — protein MNTLSYKTVSANKNTVNKEWIVVDAEGEILGRLASNIAKVIRGKHKPTFTPHVDCGDNVIVINADKIRLTGNKLGDKVYVRYTGYPGGQRFVSPKELMAKFPERIIEKAVRGMLPKNRLGRQLFKNLYVYAGTEHKHEAQSPKPVKF, from the coding sequence GTGAATACGTTAAGTTACAAAACTGTCTCTGCCAACAAGAACACCGTTAACAAAGAGTGGATCGTTGTTGACGCTGAAGGAGAGATTTTGGGGCGTTTGGCGAGCAACATCGCGAAAGTAATTCGTGGTAAGCACAAGCCTACATTCACCCCACACGTAGACTGTGGAGATAACGTTATTGTTATCAATGCAGACAAAATTAGATTGACAGGAAACAAATTAGGCGACAAAGTTTACGTACGCTACACTGGATACCCAGGTGGTCAACGTTTCGTTTCTCCTAAAGAGTTAATGGCTAAATTCCCTGAGCGCATCATTGAGAAAGCTGTTCGTGGTATGCTTCCTAAAAACCGTTTAGGTCGTCAATTGTTTAAGAACCTTTACGTTTATGCTGGTACTGAGCACAAACATGAAGCACAAAGTCCAAAACCAGTTAAATTTTAA